In Burkholderia sp. GAS332, one DNA window encodes the following:
- a CDS encoding phospholipid-binding lipoprotein MlaA, translating to MQTLRTRGVRTVQIATFALAAATLAGCTTVQTPTKGDPLEGLNRTIFTVNDKLDQYALKPVAKGYVWATPQPVRDSVTNFFSNIGDVYIAANNLLQLKITDGVEDIMRIVINTTFGVGGLFDVATLAKLPKHDNDLGLTLGHYGVPAGPYLVLPLFGPSTVRDAVGSIGNYYVNPLSYIHPDGLSWALYGLNVVNTRANLLSASDVLEGAALDKYSFVRNAYLQRRQYLLSDGKQTQSLPNYGEEAPLPKYEDVEGGAAGTQGAPAKAASGTAGATPPQAASAAGATAGATGTAAAPEAASGSSVSPPLDLNGGPETTQIPAGQLVPPQRFNFPSFKLR from the coding sequence ATGCAGACCCTACGCACACGAGGCGTTCGCACCGTCCAGATAGCGACGTTTGCGCTCGCGGCCGCTACGCTCGCCGGCTGCACGACCGTGCAGACGCCGACCAAGGGCGATCCGCTCGAGGGCTTGAACCGCACGATCTTCACCGTCAACGACAAGCTCGACCAGTACGCGCTGAAGCCGGTCGCGAAAGGCTATGTCTGGGCGACGCCGCAACCGGTGCGCGACAGCGTCACTAACTTCTTCTCGAACATCGGCGACGTCTACATCGCGGCGAACAACCTGCTGCAGTTGAAGATCACCGATGGCGTCGAAGACATCATGCGGATCGTGATCAACACGACGTTCGGTGTCGGCGGTCTGTTCGACGTGGCGACGCTCGCCAAGCTGCCCAAGCACGACAACGACCTCGGCCTGACGCTCGGCCACTATGGCGTGCCGGCGGGCCCGTACCTCGTGTTGCCGCTGTTCGGGCCGAGCACGGTGCGTGACGCGGTCGGCTCGATTGGCAACTACTATGTGAATCCGCTCAGCTACATTCATCCGGATGGCCTGAGCTGGGCGCTGTATGGCCTGAACGTCGTCAACACGCGCGCGAATCTGTTGAGCGCGAGCGACGTGCTGGAAGGCGCCGCGCTGGATAAGTACTCGTTCGTGCGGAACGCGTATCTGCAACGCCGCCAGTATTTGCTGTCGGACGGCAAGCAGACGCAGTCACTGCCGAACTACGGCGAAGAAGCACCGCTGCCGAAGTACGAGGACGTTGAAGGCGGCGCGGCAGGCACGCAGGGTGCTCCCGCCAAGGCCGCGTCCGGTACGGCCGGCGCAACGCCGCCTCAAGCGGCTTCGGCCGCAGGCGCCACCGCGGGTGCAACCGGCACGGCGGCGGCCCCTGAAGCCGCCTCCGGCAGCTCCGTGTCGCCGCCGCTCGACCTGAACGGCGGTCCGGAAACCACGCAGATTCCGGCTGGCCAACTGGTCCCGCCGCAGCGTTTCAACTTCCCGTCATTCAAATTGCGTTGA
- a CDS encoding phospholipid transport system substrate-binding protein, producing MKKFFLIPLFAALFSFASAGASAQTVDSSSPDTLIKTVTQQVVDAVRADKSIQQGDITHITQLVNEKILPYTDFRRTTQLAMGRNWRTATPEQQNAVVEQFKMLLIRTYSGALAQVRDQQIQYKPFRMSPDDTDTVVRSVVMNNGSPIELDYRLYKTPNGWRVYDINVLGAWLIQAYQQQFNEQIQQKGVDGLIQFLTQRNQQLAAGKQS from the coding sequence ATGAAAAAATTCTTCCTGATTCCGTTGTTTGCTGCGTTGTTCTCTTTCGCGAGTGCCGGTGCATCGGCACAAACCGTCGACTCCAGTTCGCCGGACACATTGATCAAGACCGTCACCCAACAGGTGGTCGATGCGGTCCGCGCTGACAAGTCGATCCAGCAAGGCGACATTACGCACATCACCCAGCTCGTCAACGAAAAGATCCTGCCGTACACCGATTTCCGCCGTACCACGCAACTGGCGATGGGCCGCAACTGGCGCACCGCTACGCCTGAGCAGCAAAACGCCGTGGTCGAGCAGTTCAAGATGCTGCTGATCCGCACGTACTCGGGCGCGCTCGCCCAGGTCCGCGATCAACAGATCCAGTACAAGCCGTTCCGCATGAGCCCGGACGACACCGACACGGTGGTCCGCTCGGTGGTGATGAACAACGGCTCGCCGATCGAACTCGACTACCGTCTGTACAAGACGCCGAACGGCTGGCGCGTGTATGACATCAACGTGCTCGGCGCGTGGCTGATCCAGGCGTATCAGCAACAGTTCAACGAGCAGATCCAGCAGAAGGGCGTGGACGGACTGATCCAGTTCCTCACGCAGCGCAATCAGCAACTGGCTGCGGGCAAGCAGTCGTGA
- a CDS encoding phospholipid transport system transporter-binding protein, giving the protein MSEVLNAVASRFESGATLTHESAKAAFEAGLQRIAAGATGVDCAPLVHFDSTALAVLLAWERAAQARGVVFEIVNLPAGLASLAQAYGVDTLLSTRH; this is encoded by the coding sequence GTGAGCGAAGTGCTGAACGCCGTCGCAAGCCGCTTTGAAAGCGGCGCGACGCTGACCCACGAAAGCGCGAAAGCCGCGTTCGAGGCGGGTTTGCAGCGCATCGCTGCAGGCGCGACCGGCGTGGATTGCGCGCCGCTCGTGCATTTCGATTCGACCGCGCTTGCCGTCCTGCTCGCATGGGAGCGTGCCGCCCAGGCACGCGGCGTCGTGTTCGAGATCGTCAACCTGCCGGCTGGTCTCGCCAGCCTCGCACAAGCCTACGGCGTCGACACCCTGTTGTCGACGCGACATTGA
- a CDS encoding ABC-2 type transport system ATP-binding protein → MSAIEIRNVKKRYKDLQALKGVNLTVEEGEFFGLLGPNGAGKTTLISILAGLARADEGSIAVRGHDVVSDFRDARRALGVVPQELVFDPFFTVRETLRIQSGYYGLRNNDAWIDEIMANLDLTDKADANMRALSGGMKRRVLVAQALVHRPPVIVLDEPTAGVDVELRQTLWKFISRLNREGHTIVLTTHYLEEAESLCDRIAMLRRGEVVALERTSTLLQRFAGMQLFLRFTAGVLPAELRPLEVDSGTGNGNGRQHLLRLASYDDVERILAQCRAAGCTFEEIEVRKADLEDVFVQVMNGPEVIEGLA, encoded by the coding sequence ATGTCAGCCATAGAAATTCGTAACGTCAAGAAGCGCTACAAGGACTTGCAGGCGCTCAAGGGCGTCAACCTCACGGTGGAAGAAGGCGAGTTCTTCGGACTGCTCGGTCCGAACGGCGCGGGCAAGACGACGCTCATCAGCATACTCGCCGGTCTCGCGCGCGCCGATGAAGGCAGCATCGCGGTGCGCGGGCATGACGTAGTCAGCGATTTCCGCGACGCGCGCCGCGCGCTCGGTGTGGTGCCGCAGGAGCTCGTGTTCGATCCGTTCTTCACGGTGCGTGAAACGTTGCGGATCCAGTCCGGCTACTACGGGCTGCGCAACAACGACGCGTGGATCGACGAGATCATGGCCAATCTCGACCTCACCGATAAAGCCGACGCCAACATGCGTGCGCTGTCGGGCGGCATGAAGCGCCGCGTGCTCGTGGCGCAGGCGCTGGTGCACCGGCCGCCGGTGATCGTGCTGGATGAGCCGACCGCGGGCGTCGACGTCGAGTTGCGTCAAACCTTGTGGAAATTCATCTCGCGCCTGAATCGCGAGGGTCACACGATCGTGCTGACCACGCACTATCTGGAAGAAGCCGAATCGCTGTGCGACCGCATCGCGATGTTGCGGCGCGGCGAGGTTGTCGCGCTCGAGCGCACCAGCACGCTGTTGCAGCGCTTTGCCGGCATGCAGTTGTTCCTGCGCTTTACCGCAGGCGTGTTGCCGGCCGAGTTGCGTCCCCTCGAAGTGGACAGCGGTACGGGCAACGGCAATGGCCGTCAGCATCTGCTGCGTCTGGCGAGCTATGACGACGTCGAGCGGATTCTCGCGCAGTGCCGCGCAGCGGGCTGTACATTCGAAGAAATCGAGGTCCGCAAGGCCGACCTCGAAGATGTGTTCGTTCAGGTGATGAACGGTCCGGAAGTGATCGAGGGGCTTGCATGA